The Mauremys reevesii isolate NIE-2019 unplaced genomic scaffold, ASM1616193v1 Contig117, whole genome shotgun sequence genome includes a window with the following:
- the LOC120392801 gene encoding uncharacterized protein LOC120392801 yields the protein MVDLAARSLRAVGMHTEAQRIVNNCSVCQRTNQKGSGPPVPLGGRPWAAYPFQRWQVDFAEVPPCRGYKYLLVFVDQLTGWVECFPTRHCQARAVTKALLHEILPRYHLPEVIESDRGSHFISQVVQQVAQALGIQWKLHTPWRPQSSGQVERMNRTLKDTLTKLCIESGLKWPDALPLALTRIRRAPRKGLRLSPFELVFGFPPRVLIPGFRENVSWEVGNDSLWKQVSALQSVLFQLHRYAAPFQALPLDRPVHSFQIGDRVFIKKWKRDPLTARWEGPHTVSLISQAAVKILGSDKWTHCTRVKRFVSSDPEDASTEEDNGPLLPPAPDARGDTGEDSNWEYHGLEGLKGLFKRRKQ from the coding sequence ATGGTTGATTTGGCTGCCCGATCCCTTAGAGCAGTGGGTATGCATACAGAAGCCCAGAGAATTGTCAATAATTGCTCTGTTTGTCAGCGCACTAACCAGAAGGGATCTGGCCCCCCTGTTCCACTGGGAGGCCGACCCTGGGCTGCCTACCCCTTTCAAAGGTGGCAAGTGGATTTCGCTGAAGTACCCCCTTGCCGAGGCTACAAATACTTGCTTGTTTTTGTTGACCAGCTTACCGGGTGGGTGGAGTGTTTCCCTACCCGACACTGTCAGGCTCGAGCAGTTACTAAGGCCCTGCTACATGAAATACTTCCCAGATACCACCTCCCTGAAGTAATTGAGTCAGATCGGggaagtcacttcatctcccaAGTGGTCCAACAGGTAGCGCAGGCCCTTGGTATCCAGTGGAAGCTGCATACTCCTTGGAGGCCACAAAGCTCAGGCCAGGTGGAAAGAATGAATAGGACTCTCAAAGATACTTTAACAAAGCTCTGTATAGAGTCTGGTTTAAAGTGGCCTGATGCCTTGCCGCTTGCGCTCACTCGCATTCGAAGGGCCCCCCGTAAGGGTCTGAGACTCTCACCCTTTGAGTTGGTTTTCGGGTTCCCTCCCCGAGTACTCATCCCCGGGTTCCGGGAAAATGTAAGCTGGGAGGTAGGGAATGACTCTTTGTGGAAACAGGTCTCTGCGCTGCAATCTGTCTTGTTTCAGCTACACCGGTACGCAGCACCCTTCCAGGCCCTTCCCTTGGATCGACCCGTGCATTCGTTCCAGATCGGTGACCGGGTCTTTATCAAGAAGTGGAAGCGTGATCCTCTCACAGCACGGTGGGAAGGCCCGCATACTGTTTCGCTCATCAGCCAAGCTGCCGTCAAGATTCTTGGAAGCGACAAATGGACGCACTGCACGCGAGTTAAACGCTTTGTTAGCTCGGATCCAGAGGACGCCTCAACCGAAGAGGACAacggccctctgctccccccggcTCCGGACGCCCGGGGTGACACAGGTGAAGACTCTAACTGGGAGTATCACGGACTGGAGGGCTTAAAGGGACTCTTTAAAAGACGGAAACAATGA
- the LOC120392800 gene encoding butyrophilin subfamily 2 member A2-like, translating to GLQRELEWRKALVCPTNVTLDPNTANAQLIVSEDRKSVRRGIARQEVPDNPERFHSFCLLGCERFSSGRHYWEVEVGDGGFWAVGVARESMRRKGGIRFNPEQGIWAVERCGDQYRALTSPETPMPLSERPRKIGVYLDYEAEWVAFYDTGNETLIFSFMSASFTGETILPFFWVGIGVLLRVCP from the exons gtgGACTTCAAAGAGAACTTG aatggagaaaagcCCTAGTTTGTCCAA CGAATGTgaccctggatccaaacacagcaaatgcccagctcatcgtgtctgaggatcggaaaagcGTGAGGCGTGGAATTGCACGGCAGGAGGTGCCGGACAATCCAGAGCGATTCCATTCTTTCTGTTTGCTGGGCTGTGAGAGGTTCAGCTCAGGGAGacattactgggaggtggaggtgggagatggagggtttTGGGCTGTGGGTGTTGCCAGAGAGTCtatgaggaggaagggagggatcagATTTAACCCTGagcaggggatctgggctgtAGAGCGGTGTGGGGATCAGTaccgggctctcacctccccagaAACTCCCATGCCCCTGAGTGAGAGACCTAGGAAGATTGGGGTTTATCTGGACTATGAAGCGGAGTGGGTGGCATTTTATGATACTGGTAATGAGACCCTGATTTTTTCTTTCATGTCAGCATCTTTCACAGGGGAGACAATCCTTCCCTTCTTCTGGGTGGGGATTGGAGTCCTGCTCAGAGTCTGCCCCTGA